In the [Clostridium] colinum genome, one interval contains:
- a CDS encoding DUF2156 domain-containing protein, which produces MILDFKPISEKDIENISYYFNLRNNKTCDSVFLDVYLWKDFYNVKFNIWDNKALLITMVIDGEDYCALPMCKEEHLQEAFNVLLDYFNNTLNKKLKVYLADEEGLNVLNLDKNLFDVKEVDDAKDYLYLAEALKNLSGKKLRKKKNHINAFLRENKGNFYYQTLCCESSDIILNFLNKWKDFKGDNTEEHLEGELQGIEDILKNCKALNVTMAGIFVNNQLEAFTIGSYNKVEKMAIIHIEKANPNIRGLYPYINQQFIINNFPDAYLVNREDDLGIEGLRKAKLSYDPIGYARKYRIIQL; this is translated from the coding sequence ATGATTTTAGATTTTAAACCTATATCTGAAAAAGATATAGAAAATATATCGTATTATTTTAACTTAAGAAATAACAAAACTTGTGATAGCGTTTTTTTAGATGTATATTTATGGAAAGACTTTTATAATGTAAAATTTAATATTTGGGATAATAAAGCTTTGCTTATAACTATGGTTATAGATGGTGAAGATTACTGTGCGTTACCTATGTGTAAAGAAGAACATTTACAAGAAGCTTTTAATGTATTGTTAGATTATTTTAACAATACATTAAATAAAAAATTAAAAGTTTATTTAGCTGATGAAGAAGGCTTAAATGTTTTAAATTTAGATAAAAATTTATTTGATGTAAAAGAAGTTGATGATGCTAAAGACTATCTTTACCTTGCAGAGGCTTTAAAAAATTTATCTGGTAAAAAACTTAGAAAGAAAAAAAATCATATAAATGCTTTTTTAAGAGAAAATAAAGGCAATTTTTACTATCAAACTCTTTGTTGTGAATCTAGTGACATTATATTAAACTTTCTAAATAAATGGAAAGACTTTAAGGGGGATAATACTGAAGAACATTTAGAAGGAGAACTTCAAGGTATTGAAGACATTTTAAAAAATTGTAAAGCGCTAAATGTAACTATGGCTGGTATTTTTGTAAACAATCAATTAGAAGCTTTTACAATCGGTAGTTATAATAAAGTTGAAAAAATGGCCATTATTCATATAGAAAAAGCTAACCCAAATATTAGAGGTTTATATCCTTATATAAACCAACAATTTATTATAAATAATTTTCCTGACGCTTATCTTGTAAATAGAGAAGATGATTTAGGTATCGAAGGACTTAGAAAAGCAAAACTTTCTTATGACCCTATAGGATACGCTAGAAAATATAGAATTATTCAACTATAA
- a CDS encoding GNAT family N-acetyltransferase, which yields MIEYLSKSDKNKTRKIWENIFKEDTKEFLDYYYKHKTINNKIICKILNKEIVSMLHLNPYKISINNKTYESYYIVAVATLENHRKKGYMAEILNTCLNDIYIEKVPFVFLRPAKKEIYLPFDFEYIYNHNYLNLNISSLKEVEIFENDYQNLANFTNKFLENEYNTFCIRDYDYIKTLHQEVKSEQGNIIMLFDNDKFIGYYVYWGVKEKTTRAIFLDKKFTDIKETKPLVMARIINLYEFFKNFSLKANYDDKISLCLNITDNIINKNNGLFRLNVSKHNSYIEPLTMPDKNVLDINIKDLISICFNYKPIHLFTKNDYILEFFSKINLLDKVFIDEEV from the coding sequence TTGATTGAATATCTATCAAAAAGTGATAAAAATAAAACAAGAAAAATATGGGAAAATATCTTTAAAGAGGACACAAAAGAATTTTTAGACTACTATTATAAACACAAAACTATTAATAATAAAATAATATGTAAAATTTTAAATAAAGAAATAGTATCTATGTTACACTTAAATCCTTATAAAATTTCTATAAATAATAAAACTTATGAGTCTTATTATATAGTTGCAGTTGCAACTTTAGAAAATCATAGAAAAAAAGGATATATGGCAGAAATTTTAAATACTTGTTTAAATGATATATATATAGAAAAAGTGCCTTTTGTATTTTTACGTCCTGCAAAAAAAGAAATCTACTTGCCTTTTGATTTTGAATATATATATAATCACAACTACTTAAATTTAAACATTAGCTCTTTAAAAGAAGTTGAAATATTTGAAAATGACTATCAAAATTTAGCCAACTTTACAAATAAATTTTTAGAAAATGAATATAACACTTTTTGTATAAGAGATTATGATTATATTAAAACATTACATCAAGAAGTAAAAAGTGAACAAGGAAATATAATTATGCTTTTTGATAATGATAAATTTATAGGATATTATGTTTATTGGGGTGTAAAAGAAAAAACAACAAGAGCTATATTTTTAGATAAAAAATTTACAGATATAAAAGAAACTAAACCTTTAGTTATGGCTAGAATTATAAATTTATATGAATTTTTTAAAAACTTTTCTTTAAAAGCTAATTATGATGATAAAATATCATTATGTCTTAATATAACAGATAATATTATTAATAAAAATAATGGTCTATTTAGATTAAATGTATCTAAACATAATTCTTATATAGAACCTTTAACTATGCCAGATAAAAATGTTTTAGATATAAATATTAAAGATTTAATAAGTATTTGCTTTAATTATAAACCTATCCACTTATTTACAAAAAATGATTATATACTAGAATTTTTTTCTAAAATAAATCTTTTAGATAAAGTTTTTATAGATGAAGAAGTTTAA
- a CDS encoding metal-sensitive transcriptional regulator, with protein sequence MKNQTKRDEYFKDNLYKRLNKIEGQVRGVKRMIEKDAYCNDVINQILSIKSALDSVNKLILESHINNCLVEKIKNDDKEVLDELMSTISKIIK encoded by the coding sequence ATGAAAAACCAAACTAAAAGAGATGAATATTTTAAAGATAATTTATATAAAAGACTTAATAAAATAGAGGGACAGGTTAGAGGGGTAAAAAGAATGATTGAAAAAGATGCTTATTGTAACGACGTTATAAATCAAATATTATCTATAAAATCTGCTCTAGATTCGGTTAATAAACTAATTTTAGAAAGTCATATAAATAACTGTTTAGTAGAAAAAATTAAAAATGATGATAAAGAAGTTTTAGATGAGCTAATGTCTACTATATCAAAAATAATAAAATAA
- the spoIID gene encoding stage II sporulation protein D: protein MFKGIFIFITYILSIAVFIPSFTVYFFKNNEGLYEIKAKDKIDVIDNVEVLQDGNKVNNQENITTNNIKPQNNIFEDYILGVVAAEMPISFEEEALKAQAVAARTYAYKRIDDINKPVDHNSIGQAYNSIEQMKNKWGSNFDNYYNKVKNAVYETEGIIMMYENEPIEAVFHSTSAGITEVSENIWGKNLPYIKSVDSKVDEKAPNFIYTTSIPNSQIIDTLSKKYSNLDKNKIISSFDITKRSEADYVLEVTVCGKKISGRDIRTMFGLRSTNFTIEKTKDSINFTTKGYGHGAGMSQYGANFMAQDGSSYEEILLHYYDGITLQKVY, encoded by the coding sequence ATGTTTAAAGGTATTTTTATTTTTATTACATATATTTTGTCAATAGCTGTTTTTATACCAAGTTTTACAGTATATTTTTTTAAAAATAATGAAGGCTTATATGAAATAAAAGCAAAGGATAAAATAGACGTGATAGATAATGTAGAAGTATTACAAGATGGAAATAAAGTTAATAATCAAGAAAATATAACTACAAATAATATAAAACCACAAAATAATATTTTTGAAGATTATATATTAGGTGTAGTTGCCGCAGAGATGCCTATTAGCTTTGAAGAAGAAGCTTTAAAAGCTCAAGCAGTTGCAGCTAGAACTTATGCATATAAAAGAATAGATGACATAAATAAACCAGTAGACCATAATTCTATAGGACAAGCATATAATAGTATTGAACAAATGAAAAATAAATGGGGAAGTAATTTTGATAATTATTATAATAAGGTAAAAAATGCAGTTTATGAAACAGAAGGAATTATTATGATGTATGAAAATGAACCGATAGAAGCAGTTTTTCACTCTACAAGTGCGGGTATTACAGAAGTATCTGAAAATATATGGGGTAAAAATTTACCTTATATAAAAAGTGTAGATAGTAAGGTAGATGAAAAAGCACCAAATTTTATATACACAACCTCAATACCAAATAGTCAAATAATAGATACATTATCTAAAAAATATTCCAATTTAGATAAAAATAAAATAATAAGTAGTTTTGATATAACAAAAAGGTCTGAAGCAGATTATGTTTTGGAAGTAACGGTTTGTGGCAAAAAAATAAGTGGCAGAGACATAAGAACAATGTTTGGGCTTAGGTCAACAAATTTTACAATAGAAAAAACAAAAGATAGTATAAATTTTACAACAAAGGGATATGGTCATGGAGCAGGAATGAGCCAATATGGAGCAAATTTTATGGCACAAGATGGAAGTAGTTATGAAGAAATATTACTTCATTATTATGATGGAATAACTTTACAAAAGGTATATTAA
- a CDS encoding LysR family transcriptional regulator yields the protein MDFRVLQYFLAITREQSISSAAKSLHLSQPTLSRQIKTLEEELGKQLFIRSNRTITLTEEGMLLRKRAEEITQLVNKTKEEIILSNETIAGNISIGAGETGGIRHIAKVDKKLQSKYPLLYFHIVSGDKITVLEELDKGLIDFALIFGEVDLSKYDYLTLPSIDKFSVMMRKDDILANLDVITPEDLLDKPLIVSRQIISDSNLSQLFNCDEKLLNIVATYNLLFNGSLMVDEGMGYALCFDKIINVTGNSNLCLRPLSIQIMPKMSLIWKKYQVFTKASEKFLLTIQENIENIF from the coding sequence ATGGATTTTCGTGTTTTACAATATTTTTTAGCTATTACTAGAGAACAAAGTATTTCTTCTGCAGCAAAATCTTTACATCTTTCACAACCCACACTATCTAGGCAAATAAAAACTTTAGAAGAAGAACTTGGTAAACAACTTTTTATTCGCAGTAATAGAACAATAACATTAACTGAAGAAGGAATGTTACTTCGTAAACGAGCTGAAGAAATTACACAACTTGTAAATAAAACCAAAGAAGAAATTATACTATCTAATGAAACAATTGCTGGCAATATTTCTATTGGAGCTGGAGAAACTGGAGGAATTCGTCATATTGCAAAAGTAGACAAAAAATTACAATCTAAATATCCATTATTATATTTTCATATTGTAAGTGGAGATAAAATTACTGTTCTAGAAGAATTAGATAAAGGGCTTATTGATTTTGCATTAATATTTGGAGAAGTTGATTTATCAAAATATGATTATCTAACTTTACCATCTATTGATAAATTTAGTGTAATGATGCGTAAAGATGATATTCTGGCAAACTTAGATGTTATAACACCAGAAGATTTATTAGATAAACCTCTTATTGTTTCAAGACAGATTATTAGTGATTCTAATTTATCACAATTATTTAATTGTGATGAAAAACTATTAAATATAGTTGCTACTTACAACTTGTTATTTAATGGCTCTTTAATGGTAGATGAAGGTATGGGATATGCTCTTTGTTTTGATAAAATTATTAATGTTACAGGTAATAGTAATTTATGCTTACGCCCACTTTCTATACAAATTATGCCCAAAATGAGCCTTATTTGGAAAAAATATCAAGTGTTTACTAAGGCTTCAGAAAAATTTCTTCTTACTATACAAGAAAATATAGAAAACATTTTTTAA
- a CDS encoding LbetaH domain-containing protein, producing MNLQEFLSYMNSGKEVICGSEIHQYMSKLAQEAIHLTLQLNTQYNTPEKIYNIFLELTNKSVGKNFTLFPPFYTDCGKNLTIGDNVFINSGCKIQDQG from the coding sequence ATGAACTTACAAGAATTTTTATCATATATGAATAGTGGAAAAGAAGTTATATGTGGTTCAGAAATACATCAATATATGAGTAAACTTGCACAAGAGGCAATACATTTGACTTTGCAATTAAATACACAGTATAATACACCAGAGAAAATATATAATATTTTTTTAGAATTAACAAATAAATCTGTCGGTAAAAATTTTACATTATTTCCTCCATTTTATACAGATTGTGGTAAAAATTTAACTATTGGTGATAATGTATTTATTAATAGTGGGTGTAAAATACAAGACCAAGGTTGA
- a CDS encoding heavy metal translocating P-type ATPase: MNKSVKIQGMSCAGCAKRLEDEISNLKGIEKANVNFATETLYIQYNEKLNMEILFITIKKLGFKYLDKDDTKEVIISIGGMSCAGCAKGIENELIKNSGIEKIEVNFATEKAKIIYNNNISLSSIKNKIEEMGFKILEENIEEKENYKQKEIKVMFKKVIFSAIFSIPLLFISMAPMIKGFDIFLPNFINMDKNPLNYAIIQLILTIPIMLIGYKFYTVGFKLFFKGKPNMDSLIAISTTSAFLYSLYNTINIINGNLHSVHSLYYETVGMVIFLILLGKYLETISKDKTSEAIKKLMGLAPKYATILNNGKEEKIPIDNVLIDDIVIIKSGEKVSVDGIVIEGETYIDESMLTGESIPVLKQKDSLVFAGSINKNGFIKIKVTKTSKETTLANIIKIIEDAQATKAPIAKIADTVSRYFVPIVCIIAFSASLIWYFVNKDLEFSLKIFVSVLVIACPCALGLATPTAIMVGTGKGAENGILIKSGEALEMAYKLDTIVLDKTGTITEGKPTVTDIICYDIAEEELLKLVASAEKMSEHPLAEAIVKYALEKDIKLYENIEKFEDKTGFGIKVNIDKKTIIIGNEKFLNSLNIDLENAKQKSDILAEEGKTPIYIAIDNKIKGIIAVCDIIKEGSKQAIEKLSNMGLNIFMITGDNEKTAKAIAKQVNIKNIFAEVLPIEKANYVDKLKNEGKKVAMVGDGINDAPALVKSDLGIAIGSGTDVALESADVILIKNDLNGVYNTIILSKKTIINIKQNLFWAFIYNIIGIPIACGVLYIFGGPLLNPMIGAMAMSLSSISVLLNSLRLRKFQ; the protein is encoded by the coding sequence ATGAATAAATCAGTTAAAATACAAGGTATGTCTTGTGCAGGTTGTGCCAAAAGGTTAGAAGATGAAATATCTAATTTAAAAGGCATTGAAAAAGCTAATGTAAATTTTGCTACTGAAACATTATATATACAATATAATGAAAAATTAAATATGGAAATTTTATTTATCACTATTAAAAAATTAGGATTTAAATATTTAGACAAAGATGACACTAAAGAAGTGATTATTAGCATAGGTGGTATGTCTTGTGCAGGTTGTGCTAAAGGGATAGAAAATGAACTTATAAAAAATAGTGGAATTGAAAAAATAGAGGTTAATTTTGCAACAGAAAAAGCTAAAATTATTTATAATAATAATATAAGTTTATCAAGTATAAAAAATAAAATAGAAGAAATGGGGTTTAAAATTTTAGAAGAAAACATAGAAGAAAAAGAAAATTATAAACAAAAAGAAATTAAAGTTATGTTTAAAAAAGTTATCTTTTCTGCTATATTTTCTATACCTTTATTATTTATATCAATGGCGCCTATGATTAAGGGGTTTGATATATTTTTACCAAATTTTATAAATATGGATAAAAATCCTTTAAATTATGCTATAATTCAACTTATATTAACTATTCCAATAATGCTTATAGGATATAAATTTTATACAGTAGGGTTTAAACTATTTTTTAAAGGCAAACCTAATATGGATTCTCTTATAGCAATAAGTACAACGTCTGCATTTTTATATAGTTTATATAATACTATAAATATAATAAACGGTAATTTACACTCTGTACATTCTTTATATTACGAAACAGTTGGTATGGTTATATTTTTAATATTATTAGGCAAATATTTAGAAACTATATCAAAAGATAAAACATCAGAGGCTATAAAAAAACTAATGGGACTTGCTCCTAAATATGCTACTATATTAAATAATGGTAAAGAAGAAAAAATCCCAATAGATAATGTTTTAATAGATGATATAGTTATTATAAAATCTGGAGAGAAAGTATCTGTTGATGGAATTGTTATAGAAGGGGAAACATATATAGATGAATCTATGTTAACTGGAGAAAGTATACCAGTACTTAAACAAAAAGATAGTCTTGTTTTTGCAGGGTCGATAAATAAAAATGGATTTATAAAAATTAAAGTTACAAAAACATCTAAAGAAACAACACTTGCTAATATTATAAAAATTATAGAAGATGCTCAAGCTACTAAAGCCCCAATAGCAAAAATAGCAGATACTGTATCTAGATATTTTGTGCCTATTGTATGTATTATTGCTTTTTCTGCTAGCTTAATATGGTATTTTGTAAATAAAGACTTAGAATTTTCATTAAAAATATTTGTATCTGTTTTAGTAATAGCTTGTCCTTGTGCCTTAGGGTTAGCTACACCTACTGCCATAATGGTTGGGACTGGTAAAGGAGCTGAAAATGGTATACTTATAAAAAGTGGTGAAGCATTAGAAATGGCTTATAAGCTAGATACCATAGTATTAGATAAAACAGGCACTATAACAGAAGGAAAACCAACTGTTACAGATATTATATGCTATGATATAGCCGAAGAAGAATTGTTAAAGCTTGTAGCATCTGCAGAAAAAATGTCTGAACATCCATTAGCAGAGGCAATAGTTAAATATGCTTTAGAAAAAGATATAAAACTATATGAAAATATAGAAAAATTTGAAGATAAGACAGGATTTGGTATAAAAGTAAATATAGATAAAAAAACTATCATTATCGGCAATGAAAAATTTTTAAATAGTTTAAATATAGATTTAGAAAATGCAAAACAAAAATCAGATATTTTAGCAGAAGAAGGAAAAACACCTATATATATAGCTATAGATAATAAAATAAAAGGAATAATAGCTGTTTGTGATATTATAAAAGAAGGTAGTAAACAGGCAATAGAAAAATTATCTAATATGGGGCTTAATATTTTTATGATAACAGGAGATAACGAAAAAACTGCAAAAGCAATAGCAAAACAAGTGAATATAAAAAATATTTTTGCCGAAGTTTTACCAATAGAAAAGGCTAATTATGTAGATAAATTAAAAAATGAAGGTAAAAAAGTTGCTATGGTAGGAGATGGTATAAATGATGCTCCAGCATTAGTTAAATCTGACTTAGGTATAGCTATTGGTTCTGGAACAGATGTTGCATTAGAATCGGCAGATGTTATTCTTATTAAAAATGATTTAAATGGTGTTTATAATACAATTATATTAAGCAAAAAAACTATAATTAATATAAAACAAAATCTTTTTTGGGCATTTATCTATAACATTATAGGAATACCTATAGCTTGTGGTGTTTTATATATTTTTGGAGGCCCGTTATTAAATCCTATGATAGGAGCTATGGCTATGAGCTTAAGCTCTATATCTGTTCTTTTAAATTCTCTTAGATTAAGAAAATTTCAATAG
- a CDS encoding DNA polymerase III subunit alpha, whose amino-acid sequence MNFTHLHVHTEYSLLDGSSKIKELVREVKELGMDSIAITDHGVMYGAIDFYKEALKVGIKPIIGCEVYVASGSRFDKSYSKENTYYHLVLLAENNEGYNNLIKLVSFGFTEGFYYKPRIDIELLKKYNKGLIGLSACMGGAVAKNILNHSYEKAKEFALLYNNIFGQNNFFLELQDHGLENQSTVNQNLIRMSKETGIPLVCTNDIHYIKAEDAEAHDILLCIQTGKTVEDENRMRYEGGQYYLKSPKEMLSIFPYAPEALENTYKISNRCNVSFEFNKYKLPIFNVPDNKNAFSYLKELCLNGLNERYEIIDNYLTKRLNYELDTIKQMGFVDYFLIVWDFIKYAKDNNIMVGPGRGSAAGSLVSYCLKITDIDPIEYNLIFERFLNPERISMPDIDIDFCYEKRQDVINYVIEKYGSSHVSQIITFGTMAARNAIRDVGRALNIPYSDVDKIAKMIPMELKITISKAMAQNPELLYEYNNNETIKHLIDMSLKLEGLPRHASTHAAGVVICDKPVMDYVPLNTNDGVITTQFPMTTLEELGLLKMDFLGLRTLTVIQNAFKEINRIHNLKINEQNIDYKDPKIYELISTGYTDGIFQLESAGMKQFMKDLKPESIEDIIAGVSLYRPGPMDFIPKYVKGKNTKTDIKYTHPLLEPILKPTYGCIVYQEQVMQIVQELAGYSLGRSDLLRRAMGKKKTEEMELERKNFIYGIEGEIDGCVKRGIDAKIANQIFDEMQDFAKYAFNKSHAAAYAVIACQTAWLKAYYPVEFMAALLTSVSDNATKISEYIQDIKRMNIEILPPDINEGFDRFSVSNGKIRFNLSAIKNVGKSLIKTLVNDREKNGKYHSLREFLKRLNGELNSRAIECLIKAGAFDSLSGKRSQYLAIYKKYYDSINQMKKITLQGQLDIFSLNNSTAENIEMDTLPNIPEFSKNELLTFEKEMVGIYISGHPLDEYNVHLKKFISNTTLDFIKNEENQLENVQDNQKVTVGGIITNVTSKFTKTNKQMAFLTLEDIFGTIEIIVFPETFTKYNKYLEENNIVVIDGKASISEDQAPKIICLDIKPYDMIQQIDKTLWIKLPKNINISLKDLEQILLNNTGLTPVIVYDEAKKTKFNLNNTHWVKISDNLINQLTNILDKNCIVIK is encoded by the coding sequence ATTAATTTTACACATTTACATGTACATACAGAATATAGCTTACTTGATGGGTCTTCTAAAATAAAAGAACTAGTTAGAGAAGTTAAAGAACTTGGTATGGACTCCATTGCTATAACAGACCACGGTGTTATGTATGGTGCAATAGATTTTTATAAAGAAGCCTTAAAAGTTGGAATAAAGCCTATTATTGGTTGTGAAGTATATGTTGCTTCTGGTTCTCGTTTTGATAAATCCTACTCTAAAGAAAATACATATTATCATTTAGTTTTATTGGCCGAAAATAACGAAGGTTATAATAATCTTATAAAACTTGTTTCTTTTGGGTTTACAGAAGGTTTTTATTACAAACCACGTATTGATATAGAACTTTTAAAAAAATATAACAAAGGGTTAATTGGTCTTAGTGCTTGTATGGGTGGTGCTGTTGCAAAAAACATTTTAAACCATTCATATGAAAAAGCAAAAGAATTTGCTCTTCTGTATAATAATATTTTTGGACAAAATAACTTTTTCTTAGAGTTACAAGACCACGGATTAGAAAATCAATCTACAGTTAATCAAAATTTAATAAGAATGAGTAAAGAAACTGGTATTCCTCTTGTATGTACAAATGATATACATTATATAAAAGCCGAAGATGCCGAGGCTCACGATATCTTATTGTGTATACAAACTGGAAAAACTGTAGAAGATGAAAACCGTATGCGTTATGAAGGTGGTCAATATTATTTAAAATCTCCTAAAGAAATGTTATCAATATTTCCATATGCACCAGAAGCATTAGAAAATACTTATAAAATATCTAATAGATGTAATGTTTCTTTTGAGTTTAATAAATACAAATTACCTATATTTAATGTACCTGATAATAAAAACGCCTTTTCTTATTTAAAAGAGCTTTGTTTAAATGGTTTAAACGAAAGATATGAAATAATAGACAATTATCTTACAAAAAGGCTAAATTATGAGCTAGATACAATCAAACAAATGGGGTTTGTAGATTATTTTTTAATTGTTTGGGACTTTATTAAATATGCTAAAGATAATAACATAATGGTAGGTCCTGGACGTGGGTCTGCAGCTGGTAGTTTAGTTTCTTATTGTCTAAAAATAACTGATATAGACCCAATAGAATACAATCTTATTTTTGAACGTTTTTTAAATCCAGAAAGAATTAGTATGCCTGATATAGATATAGACTTCTGTTATGAAAAAAGACAAGATGTTATAAATTATGTTATAGAAAAATATGGCTCAAGCCACGTTTCTCAGATTATAACGTTTGGTACAATGGCTGCAAGAAATGCTATTAGAGATGTTGGTAGAGCGTTAAATATCCCCTATTCAGATGTGGATAAAATAGCAAAAATGATTCCTATGGAATTAAAAATAACTATATCAAAAGCTATGGCACAAAATCCAGAATTATTATATGAATATAATAACAATGAAACAATTAAACATCTTATAGATATGTCTTTAAAGCTAGAAGGCTTACCAAGACACGCTTCAACCCACGCCGCTGGTGTTGTTATATGTGATAAACCAGTTATGGACTATGTACCTTTAAATACTAATGATGGAGTTATTACAACTCAGTTTCCTATGACAACCCTAGAAGAACTAGGTCTATTAAAAATGGACTTTTTAGGCCTAAGGACACTAACTGTTATTCAAAATGCTTTTAAAGAAATAAATCGTATACATAATTTAAAAATTAATGAACAAAATATAGATTATAAAGACCCTAAAATATATGAGCTTATATCAACAGGCTATACAGATGGTATATTTCAGCTAGAAAGTGCTGGTATGAAACAATTTATGAAAGATTTAAAACCAGAATCTATTGAAGATATTATAGCTGGTGTTTCTCTTTATAGGCCAGGACCTATGGATTTTATACCTAAATATGTAAAAGGTAAAAACACAAAAACAGATATAAAATATACCCACCCTCTTTTAGAGCCTATATTAAAACCTACCTATGGTTGTATAGTTTATCAAGAACAAGTTATGCAAATTGTTCAAGAATTAGCAGGATATTCTTTAGGTAGAAGTGACCTTTTAAGAAGAGCTATGGGTAAAAAGAAAACAGAAGAAATGGAGCTTGAGCGTAAAAACTTTATATATGGTATAGAAGGAGAAATTGATGGTTGTGTAAAAAGAGGTATAGATGCTAAAATAGCAAATCAAATATTTGATGAAATGCAAGATTTTGCTAAATATGCCTTTAATAAATCTCACGCTGCAGCTTATGCTGTTATAGCTTGTCAAACAGCATGGCTTAAAGCATATTATCCAGTTGAATTTATGGCAGCACTTTTAACTAGTGTATCTGATAATGCTACAAAAATATCTGAATATATACAAGATATAAAACGAATGAATATTGAAATTTTACCTCCAGATATAAACGAAGGATTTGATAGATTTAGTGTTTCTAATGGTAAAATTAGATTTAATTTATCCGCTATTAAAAATGTTGGTAAATCATTAATTAAAACATTAGTTAATGATAGAGAAAAAAATGGTAAATATCACTCTCTAAGAGAATTTTTAAAACGTTTAAATGGGGAGCTTAACTCTAGGGCTATTGAATGTTTAATAAAAGCTGGTGCATTTGATTCTTTAAGCGGTAAACGTTCACAATATCTAGCTATTTATAAAAAATATTATGATAGTATTAATCAAATGAAAAAAATAACATTGCAAGGTCAATTAGATATTTTTTCTCTAAATAATAGTACAGCTGAAAATATTGAAATGGATACATTGCCTAATATACCAGAATTTTCAAAAAATGAACTTTTAACTTTTGAAAAAGAAATGGTTGGTATATATATAAGTGGCCACCCTTTAGATGAATATAATGTACATTTGAAAAAATTTATAAGTAATACAACTTTAGATTTTATAAAAAATGAAGAAAATCAATTAGAAAATGTTCAAGATAACCAAAAAGTTACTGTTGGTGGTATAATAACTAATGTAACTTCAAAATTTACTAAAACAAACAAACAAATGGCCTTTTTAACTTTAGAAGATATATTTGGTACTATCGAAATTATTGTTTTTCCAGAAACTTTTACTAAATATAATAAATATTTAGAAGAAAATAATATTGTAGTTATAGACGGTAAAGCTAGTATATCTGAAGACCAAGCTCCAAAAATAATATGTTTAGACATAAAACCTTATGATATGATACAACAAATTGATAAAACACTTTGGATAAAATTACCTAAAAATATTAATATTTCTTTAAAAGATTTAGAACAAATTTTATTAAATAATACTGGTTTAACTCCTGTTATAGTTTATGATGAAGCTAAAAAAACAAAATTTAATTTAAATAATACTCATTGGGTAAAAATATCTGATAATCTTATAAATCAACTTACTAATATTTTAGATAAAAATTGTATAGTAATAAAATAA